A region of the Ranitomeya variabilis isolate aRanVar5 chromosome 5, aRanVar5.hap1, whole genome shotgun sequence genome:
ctggtggatggggccgagggatcacacaaaagggaaggtacagatacagaggggtcgacgtggtcccagGTGGCGGattcctgagagatcgctccagaggggtgcaactctgatgcaggctcccgagtgctgcagacagtgctgttaaagaagaaaaaaaaaaaattagtatcttgatattacaattgcccttgctgccaaaaaaatatgaaggttacacattttaacagtttgactgaaaacatgtggtgttgaatatttatcttctgctcagcagcgtcgaccggaggaacgacagggctcttgcatatttatacctgctcctgcgtcctctagatccactcggggcctgcatctccttgttaaactccctcttgaagcgatccctgagtgaccgccaccgcacgataaccctgttacctggaaaggtAAAGCAAAagttggttactatacaacacattaaatcagaTGCACACAATAATCAATAAGCATGTATTATAAATGGCCGAGAGCATATTCAAAAAGTCGAGAAAAAAGCTCTCCCAATATCAAGATGAGTCAAAGATAGTATCACTCCCAAGGAGAATATCATATACTAGCGAACAAAAGGAGTATAGACACTGAAATATATGAAAGAAATTATAAAGattttattattaaaatacaaTGGAACATCTAGTACAATAAATAATATATGTATAACTACATGACAGAACACATAGACATTCCAACATGTAGGCAGGAGGAGAACCAAACGGTACACAAAGGAATAGGATACATATCCAACATATGACTTGGGTAAGTATTAGTGGTCACAAGAACAAAGCCCATACCCTCATTGTAGGAGAAAATCTCTAATGGACCAAAGTCCTATATCACATAGGATACCATGATATCCTGGCATATATGCATCGTCAAAGTGATAAGAACTTACCCATATTCAGTCAGGATGTCTGTATAACCTACCTGCTGCCCCTAAGGCACTATTCCTTTGTGTACCATTTGGTTCTCCTCCTGCCTACATGTTGGAATGTCTATGTGTTCTGTCATGTAGTTATACATATATTATTTATTGTACTAGATGTTCCAttgtattttaataataaaatCTTTATAATTTCTTTCATATATTTCAGTGTCTATACTCCTTTTGTTCGCTAGTATataacacattaaatcatgctaacacaagttaatgaagtgtgaatacttacgcgctagatcctgggccccagcgtcgagttcctcccagttatccagaacagcactgcacacttcctcccatagccgtcgggtgacgaactgtgtcagcatggcggcggtccgccatgttccacagcggctcccgactttggaTCGCTTGAatgagggtgtccacatcaatgccctcctcttcctcagcctgttcgggagcacgctgtgaagccttaacataaaaataagaataaaaagggaaagattataccacatgaattttacagtttactaaa
Encoded here:
- the LOC143775542 gene encoding uncharacterized protein LOC143775542 isoform X2; translated protein: MLIAAVTEELHSVLPNRLRKRRALMWTPSFKRSKVGSRCGTWRTAAMLTQFVTRRLWEEVCSAVLDNWEELDAGAQDLARNRVIVRWRSLRDRFKREFNKEMQAPSGSRGRRSSTVCSTREPASELHPSGAISQESATWDHVDPSVSVPSLLCDPSAPSTSAGAAGRTSSLEATGDELVTFTPPL
- the LOC143775542 gene encoding uncharacterized protein LOC143775542 isoform X1 — encoded protein: MYLLFSQEDEAEGLPEGEGQGGEMRGAGAHSVSFAETDPHIKHTTPNTNIQHSTHTVHMPPSKHIIYLFIFFISLHNPGLDVEFLKAPPIVVGMLIAAVTEELHSVLPNRLRKRRALMWTPSFKRSKVGSRCGTWRTAAMLTQFVTRRLWEEVCSAVLDNWEELDAGAQDLARNRVIVRWRSLRDRFKREFNKEMQAPSGSRGRRSSTVCSTREPASELHPSGAISQESATWDHVDPSVSVPSLLCDPSAPSTSAGAAGRTSSLEATGDELVTFTPPL